In Crassostrea angulata isolate pt1a10 chromosome 4, ASM2561291v2, whole genome shotgun sequence, one genomic interval encodes:
- the LOC128180578 gene encoding uncharacterized protein LOC128180578, with protein sequence MIASKLSTVKGVRSRECLLEQLNGYYEMGVTCLLQSPTVRKMVEPVICNILVRIEPFLGHIKSAADTDACIIKEIYGISFLNRNIREDYFILRFIIVLSNQSLTEYETLTLQKCTAYVLVNTAFLYLDTSTVSTNKVVYRSDRLIGNLLKLAGSVGNVSCMLYLALYYYRTCRYREALHVTALVRSRLTQPYIMYYTVYLERYNESVPGWSLSKRMKKAWVYHVHMLSVLCNYRLGKRSQCLQSLTDLQTLLLYDDRRYVDSDTRDLSWQILGICQHAVGDLHRAEQSYQQSLRQKPYHKIQNATKYRMALVSKQLSETANLLTKTLLMKEQKETIHQLSLQYETLALSFKVRAYSSRCRKIFT encoded by the exons ATGATTGCCAGCAAATTGTCCACAGTCAAAGGTGTGCGATCACGAGAGTGTCTGTTAGAGCAACTGAACGGGTATTACGAAATGGGCGTGACCTGTCTGCTACAAAGTCCGACGGTTAGAAAAATGGTTGAACCTGTTATATGTAACATCCTTGTTAGAATAGAGCCATTTCTTGGACATATCAAGAGTGCTGCTGATACAGACGCTTGTATCATAAAGGAAATATATGGTATATCCTTTTTAAACAGAAACATAAGGGAGGATTATTTTATTCTGAggtttataatagttttgtCAAATCAGTCACTTACAGAATATGAGACATTAACTTTACAGAAATGCACAGCATATGTTTTAGTTAATACAGCATTCTTATACCTCGATACTTCAACAGTTAGTACAAATAAAGTAGTATACAGGTCAGACAGACTGATTGGTAACTTGTTGAAGCTTGCAGGTAGTGTGGGTAATGTGTCTTGTATGTTGTATCTTGCTCTGTATTACTACAGAACATGTAGATATAGAGAGGCGCTTCATGTTACAGCTCTGGTTAGATCAAGACTAACACAGCCCTATATCATGTATTACACAGTATACCTAGAAAGGTACAATGAATCTGTGCCTGGTTGGTCTCTGTCCAAACGTATGAAGAAAGCTTGGGTATACCATGTAC ACATGTTAAGTGTGTTATGTAACTACAGACTAGGTAAACGGTCCCAGTGTTTACAGTCACTGACAGACCTACAGACACTGCTGCTCTATGATGACAGGAGATATGTAGATTCAGATACTAGAGACCTCTCGTGGCAGATACTGGGGATCTGTCAGCACGCTGTGGGGGACCTACACAGAGCGGAACAGTCTTATCAACAGTCACTGAGACAGAAACCATACCACAAAATACAGAATGCCACAAAATACAGAATGGCTCTTGTTTCCAAGCAATTGAGTGAAACGGCAAATTT ACTTACGAAGACCCTGCTGATGAAGGAACAGAAGGAGACCATTCATCAGCTCAGCCTACAGTATGAAACACTCGCACTCTCGTTCAAGGTCAGGGCATACTCCAGTAGATgcagaaaaatatttacttag
- the LOC128180579 gene encoding GRIP and coiled-coil domain-containing protein 2-like codes for MKPSPLPLVKLLSTGPEDTVHSKELTELEVETLKENMSTAHKRIEHLTELSSENEATVMRLEEQAKILKEEIRRLERNQQREKEAANMEYLKNILLKFLSLKVGDERQQLVPLLTTMLKLSPEEKTTLDAAA; via the exons ATGAAGCCGTCACCTTTACCACTGGTCAAATTACTGTCTACAGGACCAGAAGATACAG TTCACTCCAAAGAGTTGACAGAACTAGAGGTGGAGACACTGAAAGAGAACATGTCCACAGCTCACAAACGTATAGAACATCTCACGGAG TTGTCAAGTGAAAATGAGGCTACAGTAATGCGATTGGAGGAGCAGGCAAAAATCCTGAAAGAAGAAATTCGTCGATTGGAGCGGAATCAGCAACGTGAAAAAGAGGCAGCCAACATGGAGTACCTCAAGAATATTCTCCTGAAG TTTCTGAGTCTGAAGGTCGGAGATGAGCGACAGCAGCTTGTACCATTGCTGACTACTATGCTCAAACTCAGCCCCGAGGAAAAGACAACTCTGGATGCAGCTGCTTAG
- the LOC128179752 gene encoding uncharacterized protein LOC128179752: MSDNCRVSEALYAGMCDYIGTPTEVTIRREVGDMAEKIQKPAKIHRGYRDMASGSDREGFRFKSSDVDTMGWYTNHKVITDLAQSIANDLSKYSIILMEDIDTPPGFVRLQLLTPPQSEIIESLVVPFSDGMYISNVKWRQMPFTFFVEEGFYKNIKQHGPCTNFFSEDVDSDFALCFHCSYWSRLTFHWRKRYTLHNWPPNHVFDDILGNGCHIVPIGSKIAGNENELEWRLSFSQAEQKLVYSMNHTQFLCYGLLKIFLKEVVNRDIEEQFLCSYFVKTTMFWMIQIGNITWCPHNLLDCFWKCFKFLLHCVYQGVMPNFFIPRNNMFVSKLSTVKGVRTRECLFTQLNGYYEMGVAHCLLHEPTVRKMIEPVICNILVRIDPLKGHIKSAADIDICLRNEIYAISVLEKDVQDNYFTLRFIISLSIQSLTQYETLTLQKCIADELVTAAFLHLNTSTDTHSTNKAVYRSDRLVGNLLKLAGRVGDVSCRLYLAMYYYRTCRYREALHVTARVKSKLTQPYIMYYRVDRVRYNESVAGWSLSKRMKKAWVYNLRLYSNVYYVQEFDLEQKISTDNGELALDISPYVLTDMLSVLCNYRLGNRSQCLQSLTDLQTLLLYDDGRYVPLNLRDLSCQILGICQHVVGDLHGALHSYQQSLRQKQNHKIQNTIRYRSALVLNQLNK; the protein is encoded by the coding sequence ATGTCTGACAATTGCCGTGTGTCTGAGGCCCTTTACGCGGGCATGTGTGATTATATAGGGACACCGACAGAAGTGACCATCAGGAGGGAGGTGGGGGACATGGCGGAGAAGATACAGAAACCTGCAAAGATACATCGAGGTTATAGAGACATGGCGAGTGGTAGTGATAGGGAAGGTTTTAGGTTTAAATCTTCTGACGTAGACACAATGGGCTGGTATACTAATCATAAAGTGATTACTGACTTAGCACAGTCCATTGCTaatgatttatcaaaatattccaTTATTCTCATGGAGGACATTGATACACCACCGGGGTTTGTCAGACTACAGCTTCTGACGCCACCACAAAGTGAAATCATTGAATCATTAGTTGTTCCATTCAGTGACGGGATGTACATATCAAATGTAAAGTGGAGACAAATGCCATTCACTTTCTTTGTAGAAGAGGGTttctacaaaaatataaaacagcatGGCCCATGTACAAATTTTTTCTCTGAGGATGTTGATAGTGATTTTGCTCTTTGTTTCCATTGTTCCTATTGGTCTAGGCTAACCTTTCATTGGAGAAAAAGATATACTCTGCATAACTGGCCTCCAAACCACGTGTTTGATGATATTCTAGGGAATGGTTGTCATATTGTGCCCATCGGAAGTAAAATAGCAGGCAATGAAAATGAACTGGAGTGGAGATTGTCCTTTTCTCAGGCAGAACAAAAACTTGTTTATTCTATGAATCATACACAGTTCTTGTGTTATgggcttttaaaaatatttctaaaggaAGTCGTCAATCGCGACATAGAGGAACAATTCCTTTGTTCGTATTTCGTGAAGACAACGATGTTTTGGATGATACAAATAGGAAATATTACATGGTGTCCACATAACTTACTGGATTGTTTCtggaaatgtttcaaatttcttttacaTTGTGTCTATCAAGGTGTGATGCCAAACTTTTTTATTCCACGGAACAACATGTTTGTCAGCAAATTGTCTACAGTCAAAGGTGTGCGCACACGAGAGTGTTTGTTCACGCAACTGAACGGGTATTACGAAATGGGCGTGGCACATTGTTTGCTACATGAGCCGACAGTCAGAAAAATGATTGAACCAGTCATATGTAACATCCTTGTCAGAATAGATCCACTTAAGGGGCATATTAAGAGTGCTGCTgatattgacatttgtttaagaaatGAAATCTATGCGATAAGTGTGTTAGAAAAGGACGTACAGGATAACTACTTTACTCTGAGGTTTATCATAAGTTTGTCAATTCAATCATTAACACAATATGAGACGTTAACATTACAGAAATGTATCGCTGATGAATTAGTTACAGCAGCATTCTTGCATCTCAATACTTCAACAGATACTCATAGTACAAATAAGGCAGTCTACAGATCAGACAGACTGGTTGGTAACTTGTTGAAGCTGGCAGGTAGAGTGGGTGATGTGTCTTGTAGGTTGTATcttgctatgtattactacagAACATGTAGATATAGAGAGGCGCTTCATGTTACAGCTCGGGTTAAATCAAAACTCACACAGCCCTATATCATGTATTACAGAGTAGACCGAGTAAGGTACAATGAATCAGTGGCTGGGTGGTCTCTGTCTAAACGGATGAAGAAAGCTTGGGTATACAACTTACGTCTTTATAGTAATGTTTATTATGTACAGGAATTTGATTTAGAACAGAAAATAAGCACAGATAACGGTGAACTAGCCTTGGATATTTCACCCTATGTATTGACAGACATGTTAAGTGTGTTATGTAACTACAGACTAGGTAACCGGTCCCAGTGTCTACAGTCACTGACAGACCTACAGACACTGCTGCTCTATGATGACGGGAGATACGTACCTTTGAACCTTAGAGACCTTTCGTGTCAGATACTGGGGATCTGTCAGCACGTTGTGGGGGACCTACACGGGGCGTTACACTCTTATCAACAGTCACTgagacaaaaacaaaaccacAAAATACAGAATACCATAAGATACAGAAGTGCACTGGTTTTGAATCAGTTAAATAAGTGA
- the LOC128179753 gene encoding uncharacterized protein LOC128179753 — translation MSDNCRVSEALYAGLCDYIGTPTEVTVRREVGDMVEKIQKPAKIHRGYRYMYMTSGSDREGFRFESSDIDTMGWFTNHKVISDLAQSIANDLSKYFIILMEDIDTPPGFVRLQLLTPPQSEIIESLVVPFSDGMYISNVEWRQMPFTLIVEEGFFKNIKQHGPCTNFFYEDVESDFALCFHCSYWSRLTLHWRKRCTLHNWPPNHVFDDILGNGCHIVPIGSKIAGNENELEWRLSFSQAEQKLVYSMNHTQFLCYGLLKIFLKEIVNGDIVNRGIEEPFLCSYFVKTTMFWLIQIGHITWSPNKLLDCFWKSFKFLLHCVYQGVMPNFFIPRNNMFVSKLSTVKGVRTRECLFTQLNGYYEMGVTHCLLQSPTVRKMIEPVICTILVRIDPLKGHIKSAADIDICFRNEIFAISVLEKDVRDNYFTLRFIISLSIQSLTQYKTLTLQKYIADELVTAAFLHLNTSTDSTNKAVYRSDRLVGNLLKLAGRVGDVSCLLYLAMYYYRTCRYREALHVTARVKSKLTQPYIMYYRVDRVRYNESVAGWSLSKRMKKAWVYNLRLYSNVYYVQEFDLEQKISTDNGELALDISPYVLTDMLSVLCNYRLGNRSQCLQSLTDLQTLLLYDDGRYVPLNLRDLSCQILGICQHVVGDLHGAEKFIF, via the coding sequence ATGTCTGACAATTGCCGTGTGTCTGAGGCCCTTTACGCGGGTCTGTGTGATTATATAGGGACACCGACAGAAGTGACCGTCAGGAGGGAGGTGGGGGACATGGTGGAGAAGATACAGAAACCTGCAAAGATACATCGAggttatagatacatgtacatgacaagTGGTAGTGATAGGGAAGGTTTTAGGTTTGAATCTTCTGACATAGACACAATGGGCTGGTTTACTAATCATAAAGTGATTAGTGACTTAGCACAGTCCATTGCTaatgatttatcaaaatatttcattattctcATGGAGGACATTGATACACCACCGGGGTTTGTCAGACTACAGCTTCTGACGCCACCACAAAGTGAAATCATTGAATCATTAGTTGTTCCATTCAGTGACGGGATGTACATATCAAATGTAGAGTGGAGACAAATGCCATTCACTTTGATTGTAGAAGAGGGtttcttcaaaaatataaaacagcatGGACCTTGTACAAATTTTTTCTACGAGGATGTTGAAAGTGATTTTGCTCTTTGTTTCCATTGTTCCTATTGGTCTAGGCTAACCTTACATTGGAGAAAAAGATGTACTCTGCATAACTGGCCTCCAAACCACGTGTTTGATGATATTCTAGGGAATGGATGTCATATTGTGCCCATCGGAAGTAAAATAGCAGGCAATGAAAATGAACTGGAGTGGAGATTGTCCTTTTCTCAGGCAGAGCAAAAACTTGTGTATTCAATGAATCATACACAGTTCTTGTGTTATgggcttttaaaaatatttctaaaggaAATCGTTAATGGCGACATAGTCAATCGTGGCATAGAGGAACCATTCCTGTGTTCGTATTTCGTGAAGACAACGATGTTCTGGCTGATACAAATAGGACATATTACATGGTCCCCAAATAAACTACTGGATTGTTTCTGGAAAAGtttcaaatttcttttacaTTGTGTCTATCAAGGTGTGATGCCAAACTTTTTTATTCCACGGAACAACATGTTTGTCAGCAAATTGTCTACAGTCAAAGGTGTGCGCACACGAGAGTGTTTGTTCACACAACTGAACGGGTATTACGAAATGGGCGTGACACATTGTTTGCTACAAAGTCCGACAGTCAGAAAAATGATTGAACCAGTCATATGTACCATCCTTGTCAGAATAGATCCACTTAAGGGGCATATTAAGAGTGCTGCTgatattgacatttgttttagAAATGAAATCTTTGCAATAAGTGTGTTAGAAAAGGACGTACGGGATAACTACTTTACTCTGAGGTTTATCATAAGTTTGTCAATTCAATCATTAACACAATATAAGACGTTAACATTACAGAAATATATCGCTGATGAATTAGTTACAGCAGCATTCTTGCATCTCAATACTTCAACAGATAGTACAAATAAGGCAGTCTACAGATCAGACAGACTGGTTGGTAACTTGTTGAAGCTGGCAGGTAGAGTGGGTGATGTGTCTTGTTTGTTGTATcttgctatgtattactacagAACATGTAGATATAGAGAGGCGCTTCATGTTACAGCTCGGGTTAAATCAAAACTCACACAGCCCTATATCATGTATTACAGAGTAGACCGAGTAAGGTACAATGAATCAGTGGCTGGGTGGTCTCTGTCTAAACGGATGAAGAAAGCTTGGGTATACAACTTACGTCTTTATAGTAATGTTTATTATGTACAGGAATTTGATTTAGAACAGAAAATAAGCACAGATAACGGTGAACTAGCCTTGGATATTTCACCCTATGTATTGACAGACATGTTAAGTGTGTTATGTAACTACAGACTAGGTAACCGGTCCCAGTGTCTACAGTCACTGACAGACCTACAGACACTGCTGCTCTATGATGACGGGAGATACGTACCTTTGAACCTTAGAGACCTTTCGTGTCAGATACTGGGGATCTGTCAGCACGTTGTGGGGGACCTACACGGGgcggaaaaatttattttttag